In Ancylobacter polymorphus, a genomic segment contains:
- a CDS encoding HAD-IA family hydrolase → MKFTDFKVMTFDVVGTLIDFETGVLSAVRALGGPKAAAASDDEIFEPYKRGRDKFYGRSSFAMKDVYLSLANECGFQNDEATAEAFQLAVLRWPAFADSVEALRRLRKNFRLVAMTNADRTAFSAYAATLGNPFHDGVTCDETGCAKPDPRFFAYNKGRLSALGFQQCEILHVAQSQHHDIGVAKAEGYVTCWIERRQGLKGFGGTPDPKVLTKPDYHFSSLKQLADAVDAELADARAAA, encoded by the coding sequence ATGAAGTTCACCGATTTCAAGGTCATGACCTTCGATGTCGTCGGCACGCTGATCGACTTCGAGACGGGTGTCCTGAGCGCGGTGCGTGCGCTCGGCGGCCCCAAGGCCGCCGCGGCCAGCGACGATGAGATCTTCGAGCCCTATAAGCGCGGGCGCGACAAGTTCTACGGGCGTTCCTCCTTCGCCATGAAGGATGTCTATCTCTCGCTCGCCAATGAATGCGGGTTCCAGAACGACGAGGCCACCGCCGAGGCGTTCCAGCTCGCGGTGCTGCGCTGGCCGGCCTTCGCCGATTCCGTCGAGGCCCTTCGCCGGCTCCGCAAGAACTTCCGCCTCGTCGCCATGACCAATGCGGACCGCACCGCCTTCTCCGCCTATGCGGCGACGCTCGGCAACCCGTTCCATGACGGTGTCACCTGCGACGAGACGGGTTGCGCGAAGCCGGACCCGCGGTTCTTCGCCTACAATAAGGGCCGCCTGTCGGCGCTCGGCTTCCAGCAGTGCGAAATCCTGCATGTGGCGCAGAGCCAGCATCATGATATCGGCGTCGCCAAGGCCGAGGGCTATGTCACCTGCTGGATCGAGCGGCGCCAGGGCCTGAAGGGCTTCGGCGGCACGCCGGACCCCAAGGTGCTGACTAAGCCGGATTATCACTTCTCCTCGCTGAAGCAGCTCGCCGACGCGGTGGACGCGGAACTCGCCGACGCCCGCGCGGCCGCCTGA